In bacterium, a single genomic region encodes these proteins:
- a CDS encoding NAD-dependent epimerase/dehydratase family protein, with product MNTLIIGGTRFVGDSLSRQLLAEGHTVAVLNRGRSADTLPDSVERLRADIAETEAIAALLSGRTFDAVINMIASGRDRTRNLLQVVLGCTGHYLQCGSTGVYAPLKVCPADESHPTAPPPELGGFDAKLESDNVAREMCAERGVALTIIRPTNICGAGDVPLDIWGARNPSFFQRIIDGDIISIPDDGQALLQPVHRDDVARPFVLALADPAPFRLFNVSCAYAVTLNYYAEFIGDLLGRAPVVEHVPMEELMRLYPDPHVLSPAGMRFVCLHMCFSLAKIRRELGYEPAWTPETALEQSIAWMFERELIYRH from the coding sequence ATGAACACCCTCATCATCGGCGGTACCCGCTTTGTCGGCGACTCGCTCTCTCGGCAGCTGCTGGCCGAGGGCCACACGGTGGCGGTCCTGAACCGCGGGCGCTCCGCGGACACGCTGCCGGACTCGGTGGAGCGGCTGCGCGCTGACATCGCGGAGACCGAGGCGATTGCCGCGCTGCTGTCCGGGCGGACCTTCGACGCCGTCATCAACATGATCGCCTCGGGCCGCGACCGCACCAGGAACCTGCTGCAGGTCGTGCTGGGCTGCACCGGCCACTACCTGCAGTGCGGCTCCACGGGCGTCTATGCGCCGCTGAAGGTCTGCCCGGCGGACGAGAGCCATCCCACCGCCCCGCCGCCGGAGCTCGGGGGCTTTGACGCCAAGCTCGAGTCCGACAATGTGGCCCGCGAGATGTGCGCCGAGCGGGGCGTGGCGCTGACGATCATCCGCCCCACGAACATCTGCGGCGCCGGGGATGTGCCCCTGGACATCTGGGGCGCCCGCAACCCCAGCTTCTTCCAGCGCATCATTGATGGCGACATCATCTCCATCCCCGACGACGGCCAGGCGTTGCTGCAGCCGGTGCACCGGGACGACGTGGCCCGGCCCTTCGTGCTGGCCCTGGCCGACCCGGCCCCGTTCCGCCTCTTCAACGTCAGTTGCGCCTATGCGGTGACGCTGAACTACTACGCCGAGTTCATCGGCGACCTCCTCGGACGCGCCCCGGTCGTCGAGCACGTCCCGATGGAGGAGCTGATGCGGCTCTATCCCGACCCGCACGTGCTCAGCCCTGCGGGGATGCGCTTCGTGTGCCTGCACATGTGCTTCTCGCTGGCCAAGATCCGCCGCGAGCTGGGCTACGAGCCGGCCTGGACCCCGGAGACAGCGCTGGAGCAGAGCATCGCCTGGATGTTCGAGCGCGAGCTGATCTACCGCCACTAG
- a CDS encoding sugar phosphate isomerase/epimerase has product MQLAFIGSNDLAGLELDAAFAANHGFAGLEFNWWGNFKDVTEEHVYAMREVLDRHGVGCCSLGIWGWNHTSKDAAERATAHEMLSRAIAFGEILGAYCLITGGGQIDGGLEANAAEFKQVFPPFLDRLAAAGMKSAFYAVHGNSFFTTIAAYEAVWDTLPQVGIKYDPANWDHAGQDYLDVARRHGDKVAHVHIKEHLNIGSELASQPAAGMGDIAFGKVLAFLYEHDYRGYLCFEPHGALWGREPLRQKMLLLTKKHLDQFLV; this is encoded by the coding sequence ATGCAACTGGCTTTCATCGGCAGCAACGATCTGGCCGGACTGGAACTGGACGCCGCTTTCGCCGCCAACCATGGCTTCGCGGGGCTGGAGTTCAACTGGTGGGGGAACTTCAAGGACGTCACGGAGGAGCATGTCTACGCCATGCGCGAGGTGCTCGACCGCCACGGTGTCGGCTGCTGCTCGCTGGGCATCTGGGGCTGGAACCACACCTCCAAAGATGCCGCCGAGCGGGCCACCGCCCACGAGATGCTGAGCCGCGCCATCGCCTTCGGCGAGATCCTCGGCGCCTACTGTCTCATCACCGGGGGCGGGCAGATTGACGGCGGGCTGGAGGCCAACGCCGCGGAGTTCAAGCAGGTCTTCCCGCCCTTCCTGGATCGCCTGGCCGCCGCCGGCATGAAGTCCGCCTTCTACGCCGTCCACGGCAACAGCTTCTTCACCACCATCGCGGCCTACGAGGCCGTCTGGGACACGCTGCCGCAAGTCGGCATCAAGTACGACCCGGCCAACTGGGATCACGCCGGGCAGGACTACCTGGACGTGGCCCGGCGGCACGGCGACAAGGTGGCCCACGTACACATCAAGGAGCACCTGAACATCGGCAGCGAGCTGGCTTCCCAGCCGGCCGCGGGCATGGGCGACATCGCCTTCGGCAAGGTCCTCGCCTTCCTGTACGAGCATGACTACCGCGGCTACCTGTGCTTCGAGCCGCACGGCGCCCTCTGGGGCCGCGAGCCGTTGCGGCAAAAGATGCTGCTGCTGACCAAGAAGCACCTCGACCAGTTCCTGGTGTAG
- the trpS gene encoding tryptophan--tRNA ligase — MRVLSGVQPTGKLHIGNYFGAIRQYVALQSEHDGFYFMANYHALTTIHDGPTLRQQTNEIAADFLALGLDPAQATIFRQSDVPEVCELTWVLSTICPMGLLERCHAYKDKVQQGLTADHGLFAYPVLMAADILIYNSHLVPVGQDQKQHIEVTRDLAIRFNNQYGDILTVPDGYILETTAIVPGLDGRKMSKSYDNTIGIFEPDKSVKKKIMSIVTDSTPVEAPKDPDNNTIFQLYSLFATPEQKAEMAQSYRAGGVGYGEYKKQLLAAFLEYFGTMRERRAALEQDMGTVEDVLAEGARKARAVARETLDKVRAAVGV; from the coding sequence ATGCGAGTACTATCCGGCGTACAACCTACGGGCAAGCTGCACATCGGTAACTACTTCGGCGCGATCCGCCAGTATGTGGCCCTGCAGTCCGAGCATGACGGCTTCTACTTCATGGCCAACTACCATGCCCTGACGACCATCCACGACGGGCCGACACTGCGGCAGCAGACCAACGAGATCGCCGCTGACTTCCTGGCCCTGGGTCTGGACCCGGCGCAGGCCACGATCTTCCGCCAGTCAGACGTCCCCGAGGTCTGCGAGCTGACGTGGGTCCTGTCCACGATCTGCCCCATGGGCCTGCTGGAGCGCTGCCACGCCTACAAAGACAAGGTGCAGCAGGGCCTGACGGCTGATCACGGCCTGTTCGCCTACCCGGTGCTGATGGCCGCCGACATCCTGATCTACAACTCGCACCTGGTGCCCGTCGGCCAGGACCAGAAGCAGCACATCGAGGTCACCCGCGACCTGGCGATCCGCTTCAACAACCAGTATGGCGACATCCTGACCGTGCCCGACGGCTACATCCTGGAGACCACGGCGATCGTGCCGGGGCTGGACGGGCGCAAGATGTCCAAGAGCTATGACAACACCATCGGCATCTTCGAGCCGGACAAGTCGGTCAAGAAGAAGATCATGAGCATCGTGACCGACTCCACGCCGGTCGAGGCGCCCAAGGACCCCGACAACAACACGATCTTCCAGCTCTACAGCCTCTTCGCCACGCCCGAGCAGAAGGCCGAGATGGCGCAGAGCTACCGCGCCGGCGGCGTGGGCTACGGCGAGTACAAGAAGCAACTGCTGGCGGCGTTCCTGGAGTACTTCGGGACGATGCGCGAGCGACGCGCGGCGCTGGAGCAGGACATGGGGACCGTGGAAGATGTGCTGGCGGAGGGGGCCAGGAAAGCGCGGGCGGTGGCCCGCGAGACCCTTGACAAAGTCAGAGCGGCGGTTGGGGTGTAG
- a CDS encoding sugar phosphate isomerase/epimerase, translated as MGPWIMFTKHLEGWDLPQIMDGLKRAGVQGADLCVRPGYPVTPENAPAELPRAAKMFADEGLSIPLITTPGDFISADMDYAQSLFEACAAAGVKLVKLGYWHMDPDGYWPSLSRCRERLEGFSKLAEKTGVKPIVHNHSGSTMGLNSCAMMHIMEGFDPSLVGVFADVGHLSMVGEPYPMAFSIVRGYLAAVAFKDLKRKKNPDGNWGIEVLPMGLGVGNFPQVMQILKDIAFEGPISFHCEYGYLPPESIIHQCNIDTRLIQGIVDKLG; from the coding sequence ATGGGACCCTGGATCATGTTCACCAAGCATCTGGAGGGCTGGGACCTGCCCCAGATCATGGACGGCCTCAAGCGCGCCGGCGTGCAGGGCGCCGACCTGTGCGTGCGCCCCGGCTATCCCGTCACCCCCGAGAACGCCCCCGCCGAGCTGCCCCGGGCCGCCAAGATGTTCGCCGATGAGGGCCTGTCCATCCCCCTCATCACCACCCCCGGCGACTTCATCAGCGCCGACATGGACTACGCGCAGTCCCTCTTCGAGGCCTGCGCCGCGGCCGGCGTCAAGCTCGTCAAGCTCGGCTACTGGCACATGGACCCCGATGGCTACTGGCCCAGCCTCAGCCGCTGCCGCGAGCGCCTGGAGGGCTTCTCCAAGCTGGCCGAGAAGACCGGCGTCAAGCCCATCGTCCACAACCACTCCGGCTCAACCATGGGCCTGAACTCCTGCGCCATGATGCACATCATGGAGGGCTTCGACCCCAGCCTGGTCGGCGTCTTCGCCGATGTGGGCCACCTCTCGATGGTCGGCGAGCCGTACCCGATGGCCTTCAGCATCGTCCGCGGCTACCTGGCCGCCGTCGCCTTCAAGGACCTCAAGCGCAAGAAGAACCCCGACGGCAACTGGGGGATTGAGGTGCTGCCGATGGGCCTGGGCGTCGGCAACTTCCCGCAGGTGATGCAGATCCTCAAGGACATCGCCTTCGAGGGCCCCATCAGCTTCCACTGCGAGTACGGCTACCTGCCGCCCGAGTCCATCATCCACCAGTGCAACATTGACACGCGTCTGATCCAGGGGATCGTGGACAAGCTGGGGTAG
- a CDS encoding DUF1559 domain-containing protein: MRRGFTLIELLVVIAIIAILAAILFPVFAKAREKARQSSCLSNTKQIGLAVMQYAQDYDEMLPATYHGTGVADYMSWAMKIAPYCKNNQVFNCPSSTIRWDGTWMGESISYGYNVFFETARSLGTIPSPSETVLMGDGINFRLVPQPHLVYPNQRQVQYRHNEMANVAFCDGHSKAMGKGALEQRAASEAGVALTGDNQFILWNIY; this comes from the coding sequence ATGCGCAGAGGTTTCACGCTCATTGAGTTGTTGGTGGTCATCGCGATCATCGCCATCCTCGCCGCGATTCTCTTCCCCGTCTTTGCCAAGGCTCGTGAGAAAGCCCGCCAGTCGAGTTGTCTGTCGAACACCAAGCAGATCGGCCTGGCCGTCATGCAGTACGCCCAGGACTACGACGAGATGCTGCCCGCCACGTACCATGGGACCGGCGTCGCCGACTACATGAGTTGGGCCATGAAGATCGCGCCGTACTGCAAGAACAACCAGGTGTTCAACTGCCCTTCCTCTACCATCCGCTGGGATGGCACCTGGATGGGCGAGTCGATCTCCTACGGCTACAATGTCTTCTTCGAGACAGCCAGGTCGCTGGGGACCATCCCCTCTCCCTCCGAGACGGTCCTGATGGGCGATGGCATCAACTTCCGTCTGGTGCCGCAGCCGCACCTCGTGTACCCCAACCAGCGCCAGGTGCAGTACCGTCACAACGAGATGGCGAACGTTGCCTTCTGCGACGGGCACTCCAAGGCGATGGGCAAGGGCGCGCTGGAACAGCGGGCCGCCAGCGAAGCCGGTGTTGCCCTGACGGGCGATAACCAGTTCATCCTCTGGAACATCTACTAG
- a CDS encoding sugar phosphate isomerase/epimerase, translated as MQLIGCNTIDPKLQVTRGEDYDLPTTRRSLEWLKELGFQAVEYSHALHWTDEEVAAVRAMTAEIGLVPWSLHAWVGGDVLTAEGAAETEKILTRAAEVALGLGVATVVHHTNGATLEGDGPQRLAAEADVLRRSHKPGMRWALETMSTLAHCEYMLALADELGLEIAGVNVDTGHAHLGDLGAARAIRMAGGRLITTHLQDNHGARDEHLPPGDGAIDWDDVAAAIHEIGYTGCLMLELTDQPSADRRAVGVTEEMARGAAKARWLAEHVG; from the coding sequence ATGCAACTCATCGGCTGCAACACCATAGACCCCAAACTCCAGGTCACGCGTGGGGAGGACTACGACCTACCTACCACGCGGCGGTCGCTCGAGTGGCTCAAGGAACTGGGCTTCCAGGCGGTCGAGTACTCACACGCGCTGCACTGGACGGATGAGGAGGTCGCGGCGGTTCGGGCCATGACGGCGGAGATCGGGCTGGTCCCGTGGTCGCTGCACGCCTGGGTGGGCGGGGATGTCCTGACCGCCGAGGGCGCGGCGGAGACGGAGAAGATCCTGACCCGGGCGGCCGAGGTGGCTCTGGGGCTGGGCGTCGCGACAGTCGTCCACCACACCAACGGCGCCACGCTGGAGGGTGATGGGCCGCAGCGCCTGGCGGCCGAGGCCGACGTGCTTCGCCGCTCCCACAAGCCGGGCATGAGGTGGGCCCTGGAGACGATGTCCACGCTGGCCCACTGTGAGTACATGCTGGCGCTCGCGGACGAGTTGGGGCTGGAGATCGCCGGCGTGAACGTAGACACGGGCCATGCGCATCTGGGCGACCTGGGCGCCGCGCGGGCCATCCGCATGGCTGGCGGACGGCTCATCACCACCCACCTGCAGGACAACCACGGCGCGCGCGACGAGCACCTGCCGCCCGGCGATGGCGCGATTGACTGGGACGACGTCGCCGCTGCCATTCACGAGATCGGCTACACCGGCTGTCTCATGCTGGAGCTGACCGACCAGCCCTCGGCGGATCGGCGCGCGGTCGGGGTGACGGAGGAGATGGCGCGCGGCGCGGCGAAGGCACGATGGCTCGCCGAGCACGTCGGCTGA
- a CDS encoding aminodeoxychorismate/anthranilate synthase component II, with protein MLLLLDNYDSFTYNLYQYLSELGEQVEVYRNDKLTVADVEALRPDRVVISPGPCTPNEAGISMELIQHMAGKVPVLGVCLGHQSMGQVFGGKVVRAERLMHGKTSPIHHDGKGLFEGVPNPFEAVRYHSLLVEKESLPDCLEITAESDQGEIMGLRHKEFVVEGIQFHPESIMTRVGKDLLRNFLKMR; from the coding sequence ATGCTGTTGCTGCTCGACAACTACGACAGCTTTACCTACAACCTCTACCAGTACCTGTCGGAACTCGGGGAACAGGTCGAGGTCTACCGGAATGACAAGCTCACCGTGGCGGACGTCGAGGCGCTCAGGCCCGACCGCGTCGTCATCTCGCCCGGGCCATGCACGCCCAATGAGGCGGGCATCTCCATGGAGCTGATCCAGCACATGGCCGGCAAGGTGCCGGTGCTGGGCGTGTGCCTGGGGCACCAGTCCATGGGGCAGGTCTTCGGCGGCAAGGTGGTCCGCGCCGAGCGACTGATGCACGGCAAGACCTCGCCGATCCATCACGACGGCAAGGGCCTGTTCGAGGGCGTACCCAACCCCTTCGAGGCGGTGCGCTACCATTCGCTGCTGGTGGAGAAGGAGAGCCTGCCGGACTGCCTGGAGATCACGGCCGAGAGCGACCAGGGCGAGATCATGGGCCTGCGCCACAAGGAGTTCGTGGTCGAGGGCATCCAGTTCCACCCCGAGTCGATCATGACGCGAGTCGGCAAGGACCTGCTGCGCAACTTCCTGAAGATGAGGTGA
- a CDS encoding M28 family peptidase has translation MTDPIPGLMAQLDVSLIRERLYYLAQDPLPYRKLNYTLPGHDKSTLDEADDYLQAQLASFGYTVEKEPVPVQAYRCDSTKPKSAQYSPAMPEDPWYTAHNLYAKKAGTERPEETIVVISHKDSQSWVDSPGANDNAIGTAANLEIARVLAGYASKRSIWFICCNEEHTPWTSVTAANNARERGDNIIAVFNLDSLGRKSQDDHDARVMANVTLFTTPEGERLADLMAEVNERYAIGLQQRKHQRQAPGDDDGSFVKAGYGAAIMNLGSYPYADPEYHTEEDKPARVDLPNVLLTTQASLAAVVTVDREGAGER, from the coding sequence ATGACCGACCCCATCCCTGGCCTGATGGCCCAGCTCGACGTCAGCCTCATTCGCGAGCGGCTCTACTACCTCGCGCAGGATCCGCTGCCGTACCGCAAGCTCAACTACACCCTCCCCGGCCACGACAAGTCCACGCTCGACGAGGCGGATGATTACCTGCAGGCGCAACTGGCGTCGTTCGGCTACACGGTGGAGAAGGAGCCGGTGCCGGTCCAGGCGTACCGCTGCGACAGCACCAAGCCCAAGTCCGCCCAGTACTCTCCCGCCATGCCCGAGGACCCCTGGTACACGGCCCACAACCTGTACGCGAAGAAGGCCGGGACGGAGCGGCCCGAGGAGACCATCGTGGTAATCTCCCACAAGGACTCGCAGAGCTGGGTGGACTCGCCGGGGGCCAATGACAACGCCATCGGCACCGCCGCGAACCTGGAGATCGCGCGCGTGCTGGCGGGGTATGCGAGCAAGCGCTCGATCTGGTTCATCTGCTGTAATGAGGAGCACACCCCGTGGACCAGCGTCACGGCCGCCAACAACGCTCGGGAGCGCGGCGACAACATCATCGCCGTGTTCAACCTCGATAGCCTCGGCCGCAAGTCGCAGGACGACCATGACGCGCGGGTGATGGCGAACGTGACCCTCTTCACGACCCCCGAGGGCGAGCGCCTGGCGGACCTGATGGCCGAGGTCAACGAGCGCTATGCCATCGGCCTGCAGCAGCGCAAGCACCAACGCCAGGCGCCGGGCGATGATGACGGCTCGTTCGTGAAGGCCGGCTACGGGGCGGCGATCATGAACCTGGGGTCGTACCCGTACGCCGACCCGGAGTACCACACCGAAGAGGACAAGCCCGCGCGGGTGGACTTGCCGAACGTGTTGCTGACCACGCAGGCCTCGCTGGCGGCGGTAGTGACGGTGGACCGGGAGGGGGCGGGCGAGAGGTGA
- the trpE gene encoding anthranilate synthase component I, producing MYTPDFETFMGRAREGNLVPVYREILADMETPVSAFLKLRAAGNGYAFLLESVAGGENVARYSYLAVNPYKVFSSRGRTVTVTTSGGGVQAPALQTIELPDNEDPLHELKRQLAAYKFVPLPGWERFCGGAVGYLGYDMVRFFENLPDTNPDDLDLPESQFMFAGTIVIFDHVMHRVRVMAHAEIGDDAQAAYWDAAQRIEEVVKALTVPLPAGVEAGVGRGSGHRPRQIPDEPSALPSTMTKAQHRAAILKAKEYITAGDAIQVVVAHRLQAKIQGDPFDLYRALRAINPSPYMYYLSFGDLKIIGSSPEILVTEDAGRVVTRPIAGTRRRGKSPEEDRALERELLADEKERAEHIMLVDLHRNDIGRVCEPGTVQVDALMTVERYSHVMHIVSNVIGKLRADKDQFDVLRATFPAGTVSGAPKIRAMEIIEELEPVRRGPYAGAVGYFSFSGSMDTCITLRTMVVKGDTCYFEAGGGIVADSEPDAEYNETLMKMGALLDAARMAEQGLV from the coding sequence ATGTATACGCCGGACTTCGAGACCTTCATGGGGCGTGCCCGGGAGGGCAACCTCGTACCTGTCTACCGCGAGATCCTGGCGGACATGGAGACCCCCGTGTCCGCCTTCCTGAAGCTGCGCGCCGCCGGGAACGGCTATGCCTTCCTGCTTGAGAGCGTCGCCGGCGGCGAGAACGTCGCCCGCTATTCGTACCTGGCCGTCAACCCGTACAAGGTCTTCAGCAGCCGGGGGCGGACGGTGACGGTCACAACCAGCGGCGGCGGGGTACAAGCCCCCGCCCTACAGACCATCGAGCTGCCCGACAACGAAGACCCCCTGCACGAGCTGAAGCGGCAACTGGCGGCCTACAAGTTCGTGCCGCTGCCCGGCTGGGAGCGGTTCTGCGGCGGGGCGGTGGGCTACCTGGGCTATGACATGGTCCGCTTCTTCGAGAACCTGCCCGACACCAACCCCGACGACCTCGACCTGCCCGAGAGCCAGTTCATGTTCGCCGGCACGATTGTCATCTTCGACCACGTGATGCACCGGGTGCGGGTCATGGCCCACGCCGAGATCGGCGACGACGCGCAGGCCGCATACTGGGACGCCGCGCAGCGCATCGAGGAGGTCGTCAAGGCTCTGACGGTCCCGCTGCCGGCCGGTGTCGAGGCCGGCGTGGGGCGTGGGAGCGGTCACCGACCGCGACAGATTCCCGATGAGCCCTCGGCCCTGCCGTCCACGATGACCAAGGCCCAGCACCGCGCGGCCATCCTGAAGGCCAAGGAGTACATCACCGCCGGGGACGCCATTCAGGTGGTGGTTGCCCACCGGCTGCAGGCGAAGATCCAAGGCGATCCCTTCGACCTGTACCGCGCCCTGCGGGCCATCAACCCCTCGCCGTACATGTACTACCTGAGCTTCGGCGACCTGAAGATCATCGGCTCCTCGCCGGAGATCCTCGTCACTGAAGACGCCGGAAGGGTCGTAACGCGGCCCATCGCCGGCACGCGCCGCCGGGGCAAGAGCCCCGAGGAGGACCGGGCGCTGGAGCGGGAGCTGCTGGCCGACGAGAAGGAGCGGGCCGAGCACATCATGCTCGTGGACCTGCACCGCAACGACATCGGCCGCGTCTGCGAGCCGGGCACGGTGCAGGTGGATGCGCTCATGACCGTGGAGCGCTACTCGCACGTCATGCACATCGTCAGCAACGTGATCGGCAAGCTGCGCGCCGACAAGGACCAGTTCGATGTCCTGCGCGCGACGTTCCCGGCCGGGACGGTCTCGGGCGCCCCGAAGATCCGCGCCATGGAGATCATCGAGGAACTCGAGCCGGTGCGGCGCGGTCCTTATGCCGGGGCGGTGGGCTACTTCAGCTTCTCGGGCAGCATGGACACGTGCATCACGCTGCGCACCATGGTCGTCAAGGGCGACACGTGCTACTTCGAGGCCGGCGGCGGGATCGTGGCCGACAGCGAGCCGGACGCCGAGTACAACGAGACACTGATGAAGATGGGCGCGCTGCTAGACGCGGCGCGGATGGCGGAACAGGGGTTGGTGTAG
- the trpD gene encoding anthranilate phosphoribosyltransferase — protein MLHQALTKVVARRDLGVAEAEAALAAIMSGEVGEALIGAFLVALRMKGETADEIAGFARAMRGSCVPVRPMVAGVVDTCGTGGDVCDTFNISTAAAFVAAGAGVPIAKHGNRAVSSQCGSADVLKELGVRISLPPEAVARCIDEVGIGFLFAAELHPAMKHAVGPRKQLAMRTVFNLLGPLTNPAGTKRQVIGVFDPAFALPMAEALRANGSEHVLIVHGEPGLDEISLAGKTQVTELKDGQIREFELAPEDLGLPACAPEDISGGDAATSAQLLRDVLAGKPGARLDITLANAAAAIYVGAKAATLQDGVVSAKVSVFSDAAAAKLQGLQRLSNELSSA, from the coding sequence ATGCTTCACCAGGCCCTGACCAAAGTAGTGGCCCGCCGTGATCTCGGTGTCGCCGAAGCCGAGGCGGCGCTGGCGGCCATCATGTCCGGCGAAGTGGGCGAGGCGCTCATTGGCGCCTTCCTCGTCGCCCTGCGCATGAAGGGGGAGACCGCCGACGAGATTGCGGGCTTCGCGCGGGCCATGCGCGGTAGCTGTGTACCGGTCCGGCCGATGGTCGCGGGCGTCGTGGACACCTGCGGCACCGGCGGCGACGTGTGTGACACCTTCAACATCTCCACTGCCGCAGCGTTCGTGGCCGCCGGGGCGGGCGTGCCCATCGCCAAGCACGGCAACCGCGCGGTCTCCAGCCAGTGTGGCAGCGCCGACGTGCTCAAAGAGCTGGGCGTCCGCATCAGCCTGCCGCCCGAGGCGGTGGCCCGGTGCATTGACGAGGTCGGCATCGGCTTCCTGTTCGCCGCCGAGCTGCACCCGGCGATGAAGCACGCCGTCGGCCCGCGCAAGCAACTGGCGATGCGGACCGTGTTCAACCTCCTTGGCCCGCTGACCAACCCCGCCGGGACGAAGCGACAGGTCATCGGCGTCTTCGATCCCGCCTTTGCGCTGCCCATGGCCGAGGCGCTGCGGGCCAACGGCTCCGAGCACGTACTGATCGTCCATGGCGAGCCCGGTCTCGATGAGATCTCCCTCGCGGGCAAGACGCAAGTGACTGAACTGAAGGATGGGCAGATCAGAGAGTTCGAGCTGGCGCCCGAGGACCTCGGCCTGCCGGCCTGCGCTCCCGAAGACATCTCCGGCGGCGACGCGGCGACTTCAGCGCAACTGCTGCGCGACGTGCTCGCGGGCAAGCCCGGGGCGCGGCTGGACATCACGCTGGCCAACGCGGCCGCGGCGATCTATGTGGGGGCGAAGGCGGCGACACTACAAGACGGAGTGGTTTCCGCCAAGGTGTCGGTCTTCAGTGACGCCGCTGCGGCGAAGCTGCAAGGACTGCAGCGCCTCTCCAACGAATTGTCCTCCGCGTAG